Below is a window of Burkholderia sp. FERM BP-3421 DNA.
ATGGATACGATGAAAATGGCGGCCGTGCTCGTCGTCGAGGATGAGGCGCCGATGCGGCGCCTGCTTTGCCACTACCTCGCGGGTCACGGGATGACCGTGGACGGCGTCGGGACCGCGGCCGACGCGGTCGCTTCGGTGGCGCGGCGCGACTACGACATGGTGCTGCTCGATCTCGGCCTGCCCGACGGCGACGGCATCGACATCCTGCTGGGCTGGCGCGATTCGTATCGCTTTCCGCTCATCTGCCTGACGGGCCGCAACGAGGAAGCGGATCGCATCATGGGCCTCGAGTTCGGCGCGGACGATTATCTGGCGAAGCCCTATTCGCTGCGCGAGGTGCTGGCCCGCATGCGCGCGCTGTGGCGGCGGACCGGGCCGTCCGCGACGCCGGTGCGCAGCAGGCGTCCGCGCGCGTACCAGTTCGACGGCTGGACCCTGGACCTGGAGACGCGGCGTCTGTCGTCGCGCGACGCGCGGGAGGTGCCGCTGACCGTCAGCGAGTTCAACCTGCTCGCATGTTTCCTCGGTTCGCCGTCGCGCATCGTCACGCGCACCCAGTTGCTCGAATGCACGCGTGCGTGCGACGACGTGTTCGATCGGGCCATCGATATGCAGATCTGGCGCCTGCGCCGGAAGATCGAGCGCAATCCGAAGCAGCCGGCGCTGATCCGCACCGAACGCGGCATCGGCTATTACTTCGGCGCGCAGAAGGTGGAGACGTTATGGGCGTGACGGCGTGTCCGCGCGCGGGGCGATGCGGCGCGCGCTGCGCCTGATACGTCTGACGCGTCTGACGCGTCTGACGCGCTGACCGGCGCGGAGGGGGATCTGCGGAGACGGCCGGCTCTCGCCCGCCGCGACGACGTGGAGCCATCGATGCGCGAGTGCGCTGGAGCGGCGACGCGTCACGTGAGCAGGGTCGGGGCGTCGACGCGCGGCGGAGCCTCGATCGTGTCGAAGAGGCCCCAGCCGTGCTGGATATGGCCGTCGTTGCATGGCCCTTCCATCGAACGGAGCGTGTCGTTGAACTCGTCCATGTAGATGGGCCGCTGCGCCGTGGCCGACGCATCGCTGGCGACGTCGGGCGGACCGCCGCGCGCCGCGTCGGGGGCGGCGCGTTCGCAGCCGCCCAGGCCGACGGCCGACGCGACGAGCGCGGCGAGCATCCAGGGAAGGGGGCGGGATGGCGTCATGGGGTATGCCTTCTTGACAGGGTTCGAGGGGGGCCGTGCGCGGGCGGCGATCACCATTGCCAGCTCATTCCGATGCCGACCGTGTTGCCGCCGGCGCTCAGCGCGACGCCGGCCTTGATCTTGAGGTTCTCGCCGATGCGCGCGGTGCCGCCGAGCGCAACGGCGCGATGGCCCTTGTAGACCGCGCCGCCCACGCCGATCGACAGGGTCTTGTCGCGATCGACGTCGGGCAGCATCGCCAGCGCGGCCGCGCCGGCGACGCCGGAATAGGCGTTGCGCGCCGTCTCGGTGATGCTGTGTTGCAGGTCGCCGAGGCGTTGCTCGGTATAGGTGCGCGCGTTCGACATGGCCGCGCCGAGCTGCGCGACATTCACGGCGTCGGTGCCGTGCGTGCCCGCGGCGATGTGCGCAATCTGGCGTTCGTCGCCGGGCCGACCGACGGAGACCGTGTTGTCGCGGTCCGCGACCGCGCCCGCGCCGAGCGCGACGGCGCGCTGCCCGGAGGCGTGCGCGTCCGCGCCCAGGGCGAGCGAGCGCGCGCCATCCGCGCGTGCATGCCGCCCGCCCGCGAAGGCGTCCTGTGCCCCGGCGCTTGCATGCGCGCCGACGGCGATCGCGTGCTCGCCTGTCGCCGAGGGCGGCCCGGAGGTCGAGTGGATCGCAACGAACGACGTGGCGTCGCGCGCCGGTGCGGCGGGTTGGGAGGCAGCCGACGGCGCGGGCGACGGGGCGGTGCGCGGGCTTCGCCGCCACGATGGCACCCGCGGCGGATCGCGCAGGACGAAGGCGGGGCGTCCCGCCGCGGGGGCGACGGGCGGCGAGGCGGCCGGAGTGGTCGTGGCGGAGGCCGGCAGTGGCGAGGGCGGATCGGGCCATGCGGGTGAAGGCGGCAGTTCGGCTCCGCTTGGCGCGGGAGGCGGCGCGGGGCTGTGCGGTGACGCGTCCGGCGTGTTGGCCGCGGATGCGTGCAAGGGCGACGGGGAATCGGGCCAAGGGGATGCAGACGGCAGTCCGGAACCGCGCGACGCGGGAGGCGGCATGGCGTTGTGCGGTGACGCGTCCGGCGTGTTGGTCGCGGATGCGTGCAAGGGCGACGGGGGATCGGGCCAAGGGGATGCAGGCGGCAGTTCGGAACCGCGCGACGCGGGAGGCGGCATGGCGTTGTGCGGTGACGCGTCCGGCGTGTTGGTCGCGGATGCGTGCAAGGGCGACGGGGGATCGGGCCAAGGGGATGCAGGCGGCAGTCCGGAACCGCGCGACGCGGGAGGCGGCATGGCGTTGTGCGGTGACGCGTCCGGCGTGTTGGCCGCGGATGCGTGCAAGGGTGACGGGGGATCGGGCCAAGGAGATGCAGGCGGCAGTCCGGAACCGCGCGACGCGGGAGGCGGCATGGCGTTGTGCGGTGACGCGTCCGGCGTGTTGGCCGCGGATGCGTGCAAGGGTGACGGGGGATCGGGCCAAGGAGATGCAGGCGGCAGTCCGGAACCGCTCGACGCGGGAGGCGGCATGGGACTGTGGATCGACGCGGCGGGCGTGTTGGCTACGGACGCATGCAGGGACGAAGGCGGATCGGGCCAAGCAGGCGGAGGCGGCATGGGACTGTGGATCGACGCGGCGGGCGTGTTGGCTACGGACGCATGCAGGGACGAAGGCGGATCGGGCCAAGCAGGCGGAGGCGGCACGGGGCTGTGGATCGACGCGACGGGCGTGTTGACCACGGTTGCATGCACGGACGGCGGGCGTCCGGACCCGCCCGGCAG
It encodes the following:
- a CDS encoding response regulator transcription factor codes for the protein MDTMKMAAVLVVEDEAPMRRLLCHYLAGHGMTVDGVGTAADAVASVARRDYDMVLLDLGLPDGDGIDILLGWRDSYRFPLICLTGRNEEADRIMGLEFGADDYLAKPYSLREVLARMRALWRRTGPSATPVRSRRPRAYQFDGWTLDLETRRLSSRDAREVPLTVSEFNLLACFLGSPSRIVTRTQLLECTRACDDVFDRAIDMQIWRLRRKIERNPKQPALIRTERGIGYYFGAQKVETLWA
- a CDS encoding YadA family autotransporter adhesin, encoding MPSWRRSPRTAPSPAPSAASQPAAPARDATSFVAIHSTSGPPSATGEHAIAVGAHASAGAQDAFAGGRHARADGARSLALGADAHASGQRAVALGAGAVADRDNTVSVGRPGDERQIAHIAAGTHGTDAVNVAQLGAAMSNARTYTEQRLGDLQHSITETARNAYSGVAGAAALAMLPDVDRDKTLSIGVGGAVYKGHRAVALGGTARIGENLKIKAGVALSAGGNTVGIGMSWQW